Proteins encoded together in one Coffea arabica cultivar ET-39 chromosome 2c, Coffea Arabica ET-39 HiFi, whole genome shotgun sequence window:
- the LOC113724993 gene encoding UPF0496 protein At3g49070-like isoform X1: MFISRHHKLCLSKFSTTNIFFFSSVFYFLANHTASCLLTSNLGNIKNRDPQSRMPIRICRGIRQLFTRTGNGVEGPNVSELDLREEYANAFRTESFNEFWERVLALGKGNSAAHSTLGSTTASRLPSYRLFVDHLLDPDQPTVTRILDLTRTRDPQSQALLSDYFFETANASFLCSHLLRDVDQTRIKYKSLKKTLDALPPIVQISPIIPLPVSSNHHRLLEFLKSVNPFVPSASSPDRIQMVQTHCSDLLKRLESSRDKARVKLDLIAKLERGSAVFLVVLTASLTIIAAAHALALLVAAPCLIATSLELVSAKKLARGSAQLDAAAKGTYIVMRDLDTISRLVGRLSDELDHMHSVVRFSLERGDDRLQASGEVARQLKLNGFTDQLDELEEHLYLCFMTINRARNLVLKEILDPGHPTSNSASVSNLLPRLNDSL, encoded by the exons ATGTTCATCTCCAGGCATCATAAACTCTGCCTGTCAAAATTCTCTactactaatattttttttttctcaagtgTCTTCTACTTTCTAGCTAATCATACTGCATCTTGTTTATTAACATCAAATTTAG GGAATATCAAGAACCGTGATCCACAAAGCAGGATGCCCATCAGAATCTGTCGAGGCATAAGACAGCTGTTCACGCGCACTG GGAATGGAGTGGAAGGCCCGAACGTTTCGGAGTTGGATCTCCGGGAGGAATACGCCAACGCTTTCCGGACCGAGTCATTCAATGAGTTTTGGGAACGGGTCCTCGCACTGGGCAAAGGAAACTCTGCCGCCCATTCAACCTTGGGGTCCACCACGGCTTCTCGACTCCCGTCTTACCGGCTCTTCGTGGACCATCTCCTGGATCCTGATCAACCCACTGTCACCCGGATTCTGGACTTGACCCGTACCCGCGACCCACAAAGCCAAGCTCTTCTGTCCGATTACTTCTTCGAGACGGCTAATGCTTCCTTCTTGTGCAGTCATTTGCTCAGAGACGTGGATCAAACACGGATCAAATACAAGTCCTTGAAAAAAACACTCGATGCCCTTCCACCAATTGTTCAAATCTCACCTATTATCCCTTTACCCGTGTCATCCAACCACCACCGACTACTGGAATTCTTAAAATCGGTTAATCCATTCGTGCCATCCGCTTCGTCTCCTGATCGAATCCAAATGGTTCAAACCCATTGTTCCGACTTACTGAAACGGCTCGAGTCGAGTCGTGACAaggctcgagtcaaactcgatcTAATCGCTAAACTCGAGCGCGGCTCGGCGGTGTTCCTCGTGGTTCTAACGGCTTCACTGACCATAATTGCTGCAGCGCATGCTTTGGCTTTGCTGGTGGCCGCCCCGTGCTTGATAGCAACTTCGCTGGAGCTGGTTTCGGCAAAGAAGCTGGCTAGAGGGTCGGCTCAGCTGGATGCGGCCGCAAAGGGGACTTACATAGTGATGAGGGACTTGGACACGATAAGTCGGCTGGTGGGTCGGCTAAGTGATGAGCTGGATCACATGCACTCTGTAGTCCGGTTCTCGCTGGAGAGAGGAGACGATCGGCTTCAAGCCAGTGGGGAAGTGGCGCGCCAGCTGAAATTGAATGGCTTTACCGATCAGCTCGACGAGTTGGAGGAGCATTTGTACTTGTGTTTCATGACCATTAACAGAGCCAGAAACCTGGTGTTGAAAGAAATTCTGGATCCAGGCCACCCAACTTCCAATTCCGCCTCCGTCTCCAATTTATTGCCTAGACTAAATGATTCGCTCTAA
- the LOC113724992 gene encoding uncharacterized protein, translating into MRRSQAPSLSSLRGFVHISLSPVSVPKNPPTERKKKKKIPMGSRYEVEVAITSAKDLKNVNWRHGPLKPYAVVWVDPKAKCSTRVDDEGDTSPYWEETLVIPFDSPIEDSTLLIDVVHAKAAEDTKPLIGSARLRLIDVVDEAGLGRRVERKLELKRPSGRPHGKLQVQVSVREPPRYRAPDPYYAPPYGVPQPGSRDYAAPQPYGNPPYGAPPASAYAAPPAGYPYSAPPAAPPPSYGQPSYGQPAYGQPSYGQPVYGEEKKKSKFGGMGTGLAVGAVAGALGGLALFEGIDYAKDKIADDAAEKVEEDIGYDDDDGGDW; encoded by the coding sequence ATGCGCCGGTCCCAAGCCCCAAGCCTCTCGTCATTAAGAGGTTTCGTTCACATTTCCCTCTCTCCGGTCTCCGTCCCTAAAAACCCCCCcacagaaaggaaaaaaaaaaaaaaaattccaatggGTTCCCGGTACGAGGTTGAGGTCGCGATTACCTCCGCTAAGGATTTGAAGAACGTCAACTGGCGTCACGGTCCCCTCAAGCCTTACGCCGTCGTCTGGGTCGACCCTAAGGCCAAATGCTCCACCCGGGTCGACGACGAGGGCGACACCTCTCCCTACTGGGAGGAAACCCTAGTCATCCCTTTTGATTCCCCCATCGAGGACTCCACCCTCCTTATCGACGTCGTCCACGCCAAGGCCGCCGAGGACACCAAGCCCCTCATCGGTTCCGCTCGTCTCCGTCTCATCGACGTCGTCGATGAGGCCGGCTTGGGCCGCCGGGTCGAGCGCAAGCTCGAGCTTAAGCGACCCTCCGGCCGTCCACATGGCAAGTTGCAAGTCCAAGTCAGCGTGCGGGAGCCGCCTCGCTACCGTGCCCCCGACCCCTACTATGCACCTCCTTATGGGGTCCCACAACCGGGTTCCAGAGATTATGCGGCTCCCCAGCCATATGGTAATCCCCCCTATGGGGCCCCACCAGCAAGCGCTTATGCGGCGCCACCTGCAGGATACCCCTACAGTGCACCACCGGCTGCTCCCCCTCCCTCCTACGGTCAGCCAAGTTACGGGCAGCCGGCTTACGGGCAGCCCAGTTACGGGCAGCCAGTTTATggggaggagaagaagaagagtaaGTTTGGTGGGATGGGGACGGGATTGGCTGTGGGTGCGGTTGCAGGGGCTCTAGGTGGACTGGCATTGTTCGAGGGTATTGATTATGCTAAGGATAAGATCGCCGACGATGCTGCTGAGAAGGTGGAGGAGGATATCGGCTacgatgatgatgatggtgGTGACTGGTGA
- the LOC113724993 gene encoding UPF0496 protein At3g49070-like isoform X2 — MGFSGSSLAKSEASFGNIKNRDPQSRMPIRICRGIRQLFTRTGNGVEGPNVSELDLREEYANAFRTESFNEFWERVLALGKGNSAAHSTLGSTTASRLPSYRLFVDHLLDPDQPTVTRILDLTRTRDPQSQALLSDYFFETANASFLCSHLLRDVDQTRIKYKSLKKTLDALPPIVQISPIIPLPVSSNHHRLLEFLKSVNPFVPSASSPDRIQMVQTHCSDLLKRLESSRDKARVKLDLIAKLERGSAVFLVVLTASLTIIAAAHALALLVAAPCLIATSLELVSAKKLARGSAQLDAAAKGTYIVMRDLDTISRLVGRLSDELDHMHSVVRFSLERGDDRLQASGEVARQLKLNGFTDQLDELEEHLYLCFMTINRARNLVLKEILDPGHPTSNSASVSNLLPRLNDSL; from the exons ATGGGTTTTTCCGGTTCCTCCTTGGCCAAATCAGAAGCGAGCTTTG GGAATATCAAGAACCGTGATCCACAAAGCAGGATGCCCATCAGAATCTGTCGAGGCATAAGACAGCTGTTCACGCGCACTG GGAATGGAGTGGAAGGCCCGAACGTTTCGGAGTTGGATCTCCGGGAGGAATACGCCAACGCTTTCCGGACCGAGTCATTCAATGAGTTTTGGGAACGGGTCCTCGCACTGGGCAAAGGAAACTCTGCCGCCCATTCAACCTTGGGGTCCACCACGGCTTCTCGACTCCCGTCTTACCGGCTCTTCGTGGACCATCTCCTGGATCCTGATCAACCCACTGTCACCCGGATTCTGGACTTGACCCGTACCCGCGACCCACAAAGCCAAGCTCTTCTGTCCGATTACTTCTTCGAGACGGCTAATGCTTCCTTCTTGTGCAGTCATTTGCTCAGAGACGTGGATCAAACACGGATCAAATACAAGTCCTTGAAAAAAACACTCGATGCCCTTCCACCAATTGTTCAAATCTCACCTATTATCCCTTTACCCGTGTCATCCAACCACCACCGACTACTGGAATTCTTAAAATCGGTTAATCCATTCGTGCCATCCGCTTCGTCTCCTGATCGAATCCAAATGGTTCAAACCCATTGTTCCGACTTACTGAAACGGCTCGAGTCGAGTCGTGACAaggctcgagtcaaactcgatcTAATCGCTAAACTCGAGCGCGGCTCGGCGGTGTTCCTCGTGGTTCTAACGGCTTCACTGACCATAATTGCTGCAGCGCATGCTTTGGCTTTGCTGGTGGCCGCCCCGTGCTTGATAGCAACTTCGCTGGAGCTGGTTTCGGCAAAGAAGCTGGCTAGAGGGTCGGCTCAGCTGGATGCGGCCGCAAAGGGGACTTACATAGTGATGAGGGACTTGGACACGATAAGTCGGCTGGTGGGTCGGCTAAGTGATGAGCTGGATCACATGCACTCTGTAGTCCGGTTCTCGCTGGAGAGAGGAGACGATCGGCTTCAAGCCAGTGGGGAAGTGGCGCGCCAGCTGAAATTGAATGGCTTTACCGATCAGCTCGACGAGTTGGAGGAGCATTTGTACTTGTGTTTCATGACCATTAACAGAGCCAGAAACCTGGTGTTGAAAGAAATTCTGGATCCAGGCCACCCAACTTCCAATTCCGCCTCCGTCTCCAATTTATTGCCTAGACTAAATGATTCGCTCTAA